One Bombus pyrosoma isolate SC7728 linkage group LG9, ASM1482585v1, whole genome shotgun sequence genomic window carries:
- the LOC122570835 gene encoding uncharacterized protein LOC122570835: MLVAGIVEKLFIEKDLETKNLQERLRDAESNLIIVTRDSDISLNNLKIQLNEKYKTIQEIEQQMVNLQKESIEKQIVLTAEVTERNEIVTSLQKQVTMLQEQCRSTNMQIHFKEGIIKEMRRKLRRAKFLYSNFFPYIYNRYDKVTIENQEKESFYKLCEKIIIPKMMYTSAEHNNDSFLQTYINNILNHNKLTKDVSIMKTKHNNLKTKIINCHKNIEYNKIDMYKNFHDIDKKILKYSKKLPSVNTHK, from the exons ATGTTAGTGGCTGGTATTGTGGAAAAGCTATTCATTGAAAAAGATCTAGAAACAAAAAACTTGCAGGAACGCTTACGTGACGCGGAATCTAATTTGATAATAGTAACTCGTGATAGTGATataagtttaaataatttaaaaattcaattgaatgAAAAGTACAAGACAATTCAAGAAATAGAGCAGCAAATGGTTAATCTACAAAAA GAATCAATAGAGAAGCAAATTGTCTTAACAGCAGAAGTGacagaaagaaacgaaatagtAACGTCTCTGCAAAAACAAGTAACTATGTTACAAGAGCAATGTCGTTCTACAAACATGCAAATTCATTTTAAAGAAGGCATTATTAAAGAAAtgcgaagaaaattaagacGAGCTAAG tttctaTATTCTAACTTCTTtccttatatttataatcgttATGACAAAGTTACTATTGAGAATCAAGAAAAggaatctttttataaattatgtgagaaaattataataccaaaaatgatGTATACATCTGCTGAGCACAATAATGATTCGTTTTTGCAAACTTacattaacaatattttaaatcataataaattaacaaaagatGTATCTATAATGAAAACAAAacacaataatttaaaaacaaaaataataaattgtcataagaatattgaatataataaaattgatatgtATAAGAATTTTCatgatattgataaaaagatCTTGAAATATAGCAAAAAGCTACCATCTGTTAATACAcacaaataa